CGAGCAGGCTTTGGGAAATGCCGACGTTGTAATACAAGGCCCCATGCTCATCTTTCCAAGGAATGCCATACTTGTTGCTGCTGGCGGTGAGCGTGGTCTGGTGGTCAGGATATAATAGCGAGACGGTAAAGGTTCGGCCTCCCGAACTATGCAACCGCGTATAGCGGTGCCGCAGAACATACCGCAGAATAGCATAGTCAATGTTTTCCGGCTTGGCTAGCTCTTTTCGGGTGAACCGGATTTGCTCCCGCGTCCACGTCATGCGGTACTGCTTATAATATTTGAACAGGTGCCGCTTTTTAAAGTCAGCGTAGCTAACGTGTAAATCAGCGGGCGTTACGCTGTGCCGTGGCTGGTCCAGTTCATCCAACAGTTGTACCACGGTGGAAGTGGGTACCGCCTGCAAAAACTTTTTTGCAAACGTAGAGTCGTCTCCGACCCGTTGACCAGTTTGATAGACTTGGTAATTTCCGTTCTCCGCTATCAACTCATAGAAGTACTCGTGGCTTCCATAGTACTTGTCGTACGACCGGTCGGCTATGAGAACACGCTTTGGCAGCGGTGCCCCTATGGCCAGGGATGGAATGAGTACCACCCCAAGGAATAGCGCATGGCAGCCCAGCAAAAAACGTTGGAGAGAAGTCACAAGCAGGGATAGAGAATCGGAACAGTGGCAGATATTCATGCGCCGGGCTTCGTCCTGCAAGGTACACTGGACTGGTACTCCAAGTCACTTCTGCAGCGTGGCAATCCGCAATTCTGTGGCATAATGAAACGCTTAAGAAAAGAGTGGGATTCATATCATAAACTTTCGCCTTTTACTAAAATCGAAGAAGTAAAAAAAAGCCCCGCCAGCAACTGGCGGGGCTTTTCGTTTCGCTCGCGGCTTAGGCGGGCTTCTTCGCGTCGGGGTCGTCTTTGGGGCCGCCCCCGCCGAGGACGATGAGCCTGGTGTAGCCCTGGAAGCGCAGCCACACCTCGTGCTTGGTGGGCGAGTTTTCGGAGGGCGTTTTCTATCTTTGAACAGCACGCAACCGCCCGCCCGAACTTCCCGGCTACCCGGCCCGTTTTCACCAAAACGCTTCTCCCATGTCGTTCCAACCCGCTGCCCCATCTGCGCCGCTGAATGAGCTTCAAGTCAGCCTGCTTCGGCTGTTTGGCCACGGCATGACCGATGCCCAGGTGCTGGAGCTGAAGCGGGTGCTGGTTCGCCACTACTCGGCCCAGCTGCAACAGGAAGCCACCCGCGCTAGCGACGAGCGGGGCTACACCGCCGATGATTTTGACCGCCTACTCAATCAGGCGTCCTGATGCGCCGGGTCGTCGTCGACACCAACTGCCTGCTGGCTTCCATCTCCCCGCGCAGCCCCTATTATCAGCTCTATCGGCTTTTCGAAGCGGAGGCGTTTGAATGGGTAGTCAGCAACGAAATCCTGACCGAGTACGAGGAACAGCTCACCAAGCATTACTCGGCCGCCACCGCCCATTTGGTGCTCACCATCCTCACGGTGGCGCCCAACACCCATTTTCAGGAGGCCTATTACAACTGGCAGCTCATTGCGGCCGATGCCGACGACAACAAGTTTGTAGACGTAGCCATTGCTGCCGGTGCCGATTACCTTGTTACCAATGACCGCCACTTTCAGGTGCTGCACACGGTGGATTTTCCACGGGTGCCGGTGGTGTCTTTGGCAGATTTTCTAAAGCTATTCTCATCATAGCTCCGCGCATCTACGCCTGGGAAGTCACAGCCGCGATGGAAACGAAAGCCCCGCCAGTTACTGGCGGGGCTTTCGTTTCCATCGCGGCTTAGGCGGGCTTCTTCGCGTCGGGGTCGCCTTGGGGGCCGCCCCCCGCCGCGAAGCATATTAGCTTTGTCTAATGCAGCCACCGCCTACTACCCAACACGAACACCACATTCTGTTTCAAGCATTCAACACCTCGCCGGAACTGGCGGAGTTTTTACTCAACAACCGTTGGGAGAAGGTGCATGGGCTGACGCCCGGGGTTCGTCGGGTTGTGGTGGAAGTAGGCGGGACGCTCACGGTGAAGCCCCACCACGTTACCACGCTGGCCTGCTTGCTGGAGGAATACCGCCTCGCGGGCGTGGCTATTCGGTTTGAGCCGGGCAATGCAGTCGTGTACGGCTATTTGGAAAGCATTCACTTCTTCGCGCGCTTCGCCGAGTCCGGCGCGGGCAGCCGGGAATTTATGCAGCCGCATGACCCCACTTCTTTTGGCTTGTGGCCCGTAGAGCCGGAAGGCATGAATGACTTCGTGCGCAGTGCTTACCAGCACTACAAGGGTCATTTTTTTCAGGACAAAAGCCTCGATTTTCTGACCATCTACCTAGGCGAGATGTTCAACAACGTCTTCGACCACGCCTTTGCCGCCTCCGCTAGGGAGCGCATCGCCTTCGCGATGCTGCAATACTATCCAAACAGCAAGCGCCTGCTCATTGCCGTTTCCGATTTTGGCATGGGCATTCCCCAAACGGTTAACCGGTACCTGCAAAGCCAACGGCAGGAGCCTGTCACGGCACCCGAAGCCCTACGCAAGGCGCTGGAGTTTCGCTTCACGGCACAGTCCAAGCCGCATAACCAGGGACGGGGCCTCGACACCCTGCGCACTGGGGTCCGGGAGTTGAACGGTACGCTTACCATCCAAACCACCCGGGCCATTTACCATGTCAGCCGCGACGGGACCGAATTTATTCACGAATTATCCGACGTTGCTTTCCCGGGCACCACCCTGGCCGCCAGAATTTACCAGGATGGAATGCGCCCGGAAGAAAACGACTTGCTCGAAGACGAAACCGCGCTGTTTTAAACCAAAATGGCGTATACTAGCTTATTATTCCAACGACCACCCGCCCCAACTCATGTCCACCACAGCTCCTACCAGCCCGGTTCTGACGGTAGCTACCCTCACCCCCGGCACCATTTCCAACGCCGACGGCTACAAGCTGTTGCTGGCACTGAAGGAGGCCATGGCCGTGCAGCCGGGCCCCGTCACGCTCGACCTAACCGACGTCATTGGGTTCTCCAGCTCGTTTCTTAATTCTTCGCTTGGTGCCCTGTTTGAAGAAATGGGAGTGACCGGTTTCAAGCGTCTGCGCCTGAGCAACTACAAGCCCACGCAACTCAAGCAGCTAAAGGACTACATGGCCGACGTAGCGCAAACGCACAACGCCGAGTAGCCATAACACAGTAACAATCTCACAAAAAAGCCCCGCCAGCAACTGGCGGGGCTTTTCGTTTCGCTCGCGGCTTAGGCGGGCTTCTTCGCGTCAGGGTCGTCTTGGGGGCCGCCCCCGCCGAGGACGATGAGCTTGGTGTAGCCCTGGAAGCGCAGCCACACCTCGTGCTTGGTGGGCGAGTTCTGGTAGGCCTTGAGCTGCGTGCGCATTTCCTTGATGAGGTTGGCGTTGCGCCGCAGCAGGGCGATGAGGGTTTTGCGGTCGGTGGCGCCCGCTACCACGGCCGTGCGCTGGCCGGCCTGCTTCTTCTCGAAGCGGGCCAGCTGCTTGGCGGTTTCGGCCAGGTCGTCGGCCGTGAACTCGCGCTTGGCCAGCTGGGCGGCCAGGGGCTGGGCTTCCTTCAGCAGCGCCGTTACCATGGTGGCGAAGGTGGCATCGCCGGCCGCCGCCAGGTCGGAGCGGGAGGTGCGCACGCGGCCGGCCAGGTCCTCGTCGGTGTTGCTCTTGCTGGCGGCGTAGCCTTGCAGGGCGGCGGCCAAGCGGGGCGCCAGGGCCCGGAGCTGGGCTTTGGCGCTGGCCTTTTGCTGGGTGGCGGTGGCGCTGTCGTCGCCCATCACGGCGTCTTCCAGCAGGCGGGCTTTGGCCAGGTTGGCGGCGTGCTCGTCCCGCAGGGGAGCCATGTCGTCTTCCAGGGGTTGGTAGAGGGCCTGGTCGGCTTGCAGGCCGGCGGCGGTGGCGGTGTCGCGCCGCAGCTGGGCGTCGAGCTTGTTGTTGTCCATATCGCTGAGCGTTAGGGGTAGAAGTATTTCCAAACGTAGCAAATATTTCGGTATTGCCGGGCCTTTATT
This DNA window, taken from Hymenobacter sp. 5317J-9, encodes the following:
- a CDS encoding DUF4325 domain-containing protein — encoded protein: MSTTAPTSPVLTVATLTPGTISNADGYKLLLALKEAMAVQPGPVTLDLTDVIGFSSSFLNSSLGALFEEMGVTGFKRLRLSNYKPTQLKQLKDYMADVAQTHNAE
- a CDS encoding putative toxin-antitoxin system toxin component, PIN family, coding for MRRVVVDTNCLLASISPRSPYYQLYRLFEAEAFEWVVSNEILTEYEEQLTKHYSAATAHLVLTILTVAPNTHFQEAYYNWQLIAADADDNKFVDVAIAAGADYLVTNDRHFQVLHTVDFPRVPVVSLADFLKLFSS